GTAATTTATTGAGTAAAAACTCTCCTCTTGAGgttctttataaaaaatattcttaCAGGTTTTCGAGTGTTTATGTTATTCATTTATTCCATCTACGCCAATCAATAAGTTGCAACCACGGTCCACTCCTTGTGTTTTTTTTGGGTTTCCTACCAATCATCGTGGCTATAAATGTTATGATTTATCATCACATAAAATTATCaacccgtcttgtatgagaccgtgtCACGGTgaacgacctcaaaacaagaagttcataagctaaaagtttctaatattgggttatttaacccaagtatgaggcATGTTTCActgtgagactgtctcatacaagaatttgtgtaaattaTTGTTTGTTGTCATGTCATGTTTGATGAAACAGGGTTTCCATTTTCTATGTTACATCACACACAGTCTATGCAATCTCCACGATTGGCTTCCCATCATACTTGTACTTCACAAACACTACAACCCATACATGATCCCCCAAATGTGCTCCCATACATGTCCTCTTCTAATTTGGACTCGCACCATGACGTGTGACATCCAACTTCAACAACCTGGACCATCTCTTTTTCTAGGCCCACATCTTATCCGTCCTTCTCCATTATCTACTCCTCTTCTAGAACCCAAAATTGTGATCCGAAGTCAAAATGGAATTTTTAAAcccaataaaaaattttctgcTCATTCTGCAATGGCCATGGATGACAAATATCATGTTCTTATTAAAATAAGATGTGGGAGTTGGTAACCCGTCCTTGGGTTCGGTTACAGGTTCGATAGAACACCTCTATCAAACCATAGTGAATATTATGGGGTTATTGAGCAGTAATAAATTCCTCGGTTTGTTGGTGTTTTTCAGTTGCCCTTCATTTTGCTACTTTTATCACTAGAATTGCATCgcatatttatataattttgtatCGCTGATAAATGGTTTTCTGTCTTTTACTGAGTTGCGGTGCATTTCAGTTTCTGGTGGCCTCTCAAAAAACATTGTCTTAACCTCGGTTGACAGGAGCAGAAACAAAACATGGATGGTACGTAGAATTCAACTACCTTCTATTGAACGATTAATTTTCTTTCTTGACATGCCATAGGCATCGAGGAAACGTTTTTATGATTGGCTTTGCTCTACTATAATGAGAGGccatttgttttgttttatatttttaacataCCGAAGGTTAGCAGGTGAGAATTTAGACAGTTTCCTATCTTGGGTGTTAAAAAAATAGTTTGGTAagcattttttatattattagcaTTTGAAGGACTTGCATTCCCGCTGGTGATCAACCTAAATGTACCAGGGAAAGAACTACAGTACCTGGTAGGACTTCAAATGAACTTTGACTTTCGGAATTCCTATTGTGTTATTGCTACATTTTGCCTCTCTATGGGTGGAACTTGATTATGAATATGTAGATGGTATATAAGAGATGTGATTCTTCTGCCTttgtttaataaatataaaattttaagagtAGTGCAATCCTAAAGAAAGGCTAGGGTGagcataaattaaaaatcaccACATTTCCAAAGGCTGAGAACATACCCTGATcgctatttttttcaatttagatGTTTGTCCCAGTTTGTAGATTTAGTGTTATTTTACGTTAAGATCAAAGATGGATGCAACTAACATACCACATTCTAATGATAATGAGTTGTGGAGAAACGCACTTAAACACATTTATCGCGAGCATGTAAAGAATATAttcttttcattatcatttttttgACGGGATTTCCAAAAAGGCTGTTGACTTCGgggtatatttttttgtctatCTAGTCGATTCGCAGGAAGGTATGGAGGAAACTATTTTGGTTGGTGATGATTTAATGACGGGGCCTCCCTCACCTATCATCCCCCCAGAAATTGCTGCTCATGTGCTTGAAGGCGTCAACATGTGTGATGGTTTGCTGAGGAACCTATTTTTATGTAAGATTTCTTAATTCTTCCTGTTTGTGATTTCTAAGCCCTTCTATTGCCAACAAGCAATTTTGATATACTTGGACAACATAAAGATACATAGCTTTTTTTCCTggatgatgaatgatgaatctGTCCATCTTTTTATTGAGATGGGCATGTGTTTATGCTGtggtttgtttttgtgttttaggtTTACAAATCAATGATATTGAGCCTTTCTGTCAAGATGAAATTGCTTTGTATCGACAGTGTGCAGAAAGAAGAGTAAGATTATTGggatatttataaataatcccTTTTCCTTACTTTatcttaaataaatttcttgttTGGTCTTTTGTAGTCAAAGATCAAAATATTATACTAGTAGATATTGTTAAAAGTAGTTCAATAAAAGTATCATGTTTCAAATTTGACTTTTATCGAATATCTTCAAATGGTAACTTAATATTTGGAAGGGACAATAATTTTCATGTAGGAGTGAGTTTCCGTGAACGTGTCTATTCTGGTACTCAATTCATTATTCACCCCATTTGCAAGTTTGTAGGATAAGGAAATCAGACAAAGGCTTCAAGATAGTGAACATAAATTAGGCTTATCGATGCCTATTGATCAAGCTAAGGAAAGAGCTGCTGAACTGGAATCAGAAGTCACAAAACTAGAAAGGTAATGAATACACAATTGTTTGGCCTCGTGGATTTTCTCTTGTTCTTCGCCGTCTTTATGTGTGTCTTTTGGCGTTTTTGCAGTAGTTTTCGAAGTTTTCTCTATAAAAAATGTTACGAATATGAGAAAAATTCTTGTACTAAAGTAATCCACTTTAGCTGCCCGTTAATATGAAACACCATTAAGGGCTCTAGAAGAAGTTTgggttttgttatattttaccTGTTCCTGATTATGGAGTATAAAGATAGTGCGAGGTGAACACATGGCCtttattctttttccttatATAGCTTTTTCAACCAGAGACATCTTTGATTCTTGTATACCAATGCATCTGTCATTTAACATCATTGTGATTACTATTAGATAAAGTCCTAAGAATAGTTTTTCTTCATCATCCCCAATTCTTCATATGGATATACTTATCACTAATGCATCTTTTTTTAGTGTGTGCTGACTGACAAAGGTGTTTAAATAGCGTAGAAATCATGATGCTTTTGCGTCTAAAAGTAATTTACTTCCAATTGTGATTTCGAGGGAAATAAAGCAAGGAGTAATTCTGCACTTTACTTCTAGAAGCAATTTCTGTTACTAAGTGAAATTTCATAATTTGATGCTTCATTTTATGCTCCCAGTTCCATGAAGAGTTGAATCAGAAGAGACACTACCTAATGTACAATGTGATTGTGAGTTTAAGACATTGCTTTGTGTTCTTGTCTTACCTGATTATCGCTAAAAATTCAGGCGTTTGATTCTTGCTAGTGGAATGGAAGGCATTGAAGGATTTCGCCAAAGATGGAGTTTACATGGGCGTCTCTCAGACACAAGGTAAACTTAAGTCATGTTTCATCTAGAATGAGTAAGGGTGTATTCCCCCACGCCACGGGAaaattgtttagtccatatacAAGTGATGCAATAAATAGTGAGCGACACCTGTTTTGCGTAAAAGTAGTTTCAGTTTCGATTTACAGTGAAAgggaaaatattttaattatgaggTATATTTATCAGAATCTATGATAATTGCACTTGGTTTTTTGTTTAAATGTCCCAAGTCCCCAACATATGAATATTTTTCCAATTGTCAAAATAAgttattttgtgaaaaaagctTTATATTTTAGTGTTAAGATGAATCTTGAAACTTGGAGTGTCCCAACCATGTTCGAGTGTTGAGAATTTGACACTGATGCTTAACGTATAATGAAGAGTTTGAGCTCACAAATTTGAATACCGTGCTTATATTGTTAACTTTCGAATGATATACAGGAACAGATTGGAGTCTCTAAAGCAGGGAATGGAAAAAAGAAAGCCAGATGAGCCAACTCAGACTCCATCAACTAGACGATGGTTTTCCTGGACAAAGCAGACTGAAGAATAGAACTAGATGAGGCGCTCACTTCTGATGCATTGTTGAGAAGTTCTCGAATTGTTTCAAAATTATCACGAAAATCTATTTAAGTAACTTAATTCGTGAAGtttgttttcaatttcttttaGGTTAGTTTTGGTGTTCAAAGATCGGTGCATCTTGTATCTAAGGTTGCAAAGTCATTCTAGTTAGAGGGAATTCGACTGAGGCACTTCTTTGGTAGTCTtagatttttgaatttcttgTAGCAGTTTTGTTATAGATAAGTCATTTAATAACTTCAAATGACCATAAATTTGATCACGAAGTTCACTAATTTCTACAGTTCAAAAATCTAAAAAGCGTCTTTGAAATAATCTTCAGTGAACTTGACGACTGCAAGGAGTTGACGGCTGGCATGGGCGCTAGAACAAACACCTCTCAATGGATGAACTCAACATGTTGTCAACTTATTACACAACGAGCGAAGGAATATAAAAGGTATTTATATCTTTATCTTTTTGATCTACAATATATTTGGAGCTGCATTTTAGATGCATTAGAGCCATCTTGATATGTTCATTATTTGACCTACAAAAGCAGGAAAAATAAGAGAATTATCTACGTAAAGCCATTTTTATCATTGATATGTTCATTGGTATTATCTATTTTTAGACTAACGCAGTACTGCACTGTCGTGACAAAAGTCTTACAGTTGCTGGTGATTTCGAGTTATTAGCTTAAAATTCAGGCTCGTCTGAGTCGGCCTCCTCAACATTTGTTTCCAAATATGTTGTGATATCATCTCTATCTATTTCTAGTTGATGAGTGTCTTCTTCAGCCTCATCATCTTCATATTCTTGTTCCTTATCATTCTCGTACCTCACTTCCATGTTATGTTCTGCATTCACTTTTCGGTCTTGTAATTGTTTGCTGTTTTCATCAGAAATCTGTTTCCTTTCCTTTGCACCTTCAGACTgcatttgatttttaacatgctCATAACTTCCTTCCTTTGTGCTTGTTAAACTTCCTTGTTGCTCGTTCTTTGTTTCTTCCTCCCTGGAATGGCCAACTTCGACAGTCTGATTAAGATTTCTAGGGTGATCTTCGAGGTTGAACTCTTTTCGGGTTTCAGAATCATTTGACCATTCAACTGACTGATTCTCGCCACTTTTCTGTTGTTCCTCGTTGAGCCTGATTCCGCTCGTCTTTGCTGAATCTAACGTTCCTTTGCCAGAAGAATTACTGCTACCTTGTAATCCTTTAGCATTTTCTGTGTGCTTTTTCTTTAGAGCTCgaatttcttcatctttcatcttTATTATGTTCTTCAAAGCCGTAATCTGAAACATATCTACACCCTCCGGATTCTCCCTAGTTGCAAGCATTTTAAACTCGTTCTTTTTCTTCTTGAGCGCCAATCGAATTACCTTTCTTTCATCCATTAGAGATGAAATCGTTGATTCCATTTGCGTTACCTTTTTATCCAGCTCCTGCTTCTGCGTTTTTAGCGAGTACACTTTGGTTTTCATCTCCTCAATTTTCTTACGAGCTTCTTGATTCAACTCTTTTTCTCTCTGCAACTCCGCAAGAGGAAAGGTAATTAGCGTATAGTAAGTAATGTTATAGGAATAATCCAAAGATTTGACATAATGGGATGAGACTACATAAACCAAAACcgatcaaaatgaaaaacatcTCTAACAAAGAGAAACGTATTAATAAACTTCACCTGAAAAAGAAGATTGAGGGTAACAAGTTGTTGGTGTTTATCCTTGACGAGGAGAGTAAAGATGCGTTTTTCTCGCACCTTGTGGACTACCATGACACCGAGAATTGTTGCGACAAACGCTAGCACCACCACCAATGCATATGACGACTTGTTCCCTCTTTGGCCATTGTTACTCTTGATAGAACAACTTCCCATCATTTCTTTTTGATTGTTCTCTCACTCTTTGTGAAACAAGCTTATTATGTCATCATTCCTTTtcattcaaaaaagcacatcAAACTACTCATTCCCTTCTCCCTCTCTCATTTATATGTGGTGTTTGGACATTGGCATGCATAAAAAGGTAACGAGGATATCATGGCTCAAGGATTTGGTTTTAAGAAATACACTCAACATGGGATTTCAGCCTATAATTAtacagctactcttgtgagagactatTTCATAGAGAGACAACCTCAAAATATAAAGCTCATATTTTTATTTCGTCTTTAAGTTTTATAATTGAGTTATTTAGTCTATATATGTAATGCATCTTTTGGAGAGATCGTCTCTCTCAACAATTTGTGATAATCATATTTCTCATACATGAAGTTAAGGTCGTTTCTGACATTAGGCAAGATGGCAATTTTCCTAGGGTTTATAGCTAAAATGGGCCCAACTGCCCAATTCTTCTACTCAGTAATGTTGTCCAGTAGAAcgtaaaaaatatttgtaaaatttttttattttagttaaataCCTCAACTCATTCCGCATATTTTGGTAAGttttattatcaattaaaaagtATACACGTCTACATatgtaatgataattataatatagagtctgtcttttttattttgtcaattacttattaaaaatcaaaattaacctCTTATGAAGAAgacttttttctttcattttgcttTAAGGATTTTTATTAGAAACTGACACTTTACCGAGGTTGCCTTGAAAGTGGTTAAGTCAATCtaattatgtatttaaaaaTACCTAATACGAACAAATGACATCATGAACCACAACTCAATATACCTATTCAAGAGGTTATAACAGATTAGAGTGCTTTAAAACCAAATAGGTAAAAGATGAAATTTTCAGAAAATAAGTCGAAATAGATTTTTAAAAGGGATTAAATGAGATTTAATCTTAAAATCTTGTTTGAGAAACATAATAGTTACTACAATTAAGACAACCTGATTCTTCAAAAgtgaatttttaatttcaaatttttttaaagatagTGGTGTTCCAAATTAAATACCAGATCGATTTGAATCTAAATATTCGATTTCAAAAAGTTGAAATTGTTATCCAATTTCTCTGATTGGATACTGAATAcacgattttttatttttactttttatttttttcctttttttaataaaaatttatactttTGTACACAGTTCCACttatctttctttctttaatcaaaatatttaaagtttaataaaatCATTTTGAGAATATagtttaaaaattctaaattaattaatattttttccgtTTTGAAGTACTCGCTAATTACAATTGTTagcattatttatcgttcaagcttattttatgcAGGAAACATTATCTTaaataataatccaacctattgcTCATTACCTGTGAATAGTCTCacgttttgaaaattttaaataatccaaGCTTTGCCATCATTTTGTTGCAAATGGAGCCTCGAAAAAACAAATAGGCTATTTCAGGTTACTACAAGCTATTACATTTAACAGGTCATCTTCCTTCTTCTTTATAAGCTTGCTTCCatggagagagaaaaaaaaaaactttacatcTTTAATTTAGTGTAAATCTTAATAGTTTTAAAAGATTCTCGAAGTGTTGGTTTAATATTTAGAAATTATGTGATATGTGAGCATTGTTTCAAAGCAAAGTTGCAAATAACGAAGAAAGGTTCAACAGTTGGTGAGAATTTTTATTCGTATCTAAAATGAAAAGGAAGAGGTAGATGGGGACTTTAATAAAGGTAAAAGAGattttttaattagaaaaatgaaaTGTGTTTGAATataagttaaaaggaaaagggattTACCGGTTGTAACTGGTTCGTTACAACAAAGGTCCATTTGCAACAAAATTATGCTAAGCtcggattatttaaaaattttaaaaagtgagattattaaaaaataaatggacAAGATTGGATTGATTAGGACAATTTTtatatcttatttgattcgtttaaacggatacttttataatattaaatttttctaattttagatTTGCGTGTTCAATATATAAAAGATCAATATGACACattggattgcgtaaaaagCCAAATGTATTAAGTATAATGGAAATAGATAGTAATTAATAAGTTATACAATCCCTTTTtagattaaataatttttattgattaaaaatgaattttattaattaaaacttcTTTTTACtacttgtttttaatttaactGATGGATgttgatttttactaattatgATTGAGATGTAGTTATAAACTGTAACCAATTTTTCAGATTAAAACTCATTTTTAATTATTGCAagtgatttttactaattaaagataatatttactaattaaattttcaaataaattttaaaatttattttttttgattatttaatgtAACCTAAATAAGACATTGGttgtaattgaaaattataaatatttatgttaAACAACCTAAGTAGAGTTTTTTACatctaaaaaatataacattaaaaaattaaaaattgaaaaatcaaatatcTGATGATTTGGTTTTGCAAATTACAAACTATCCAGTTTtcaataaacaaataattaaacaatcCGATTTTCGAAATCGAATatcaaattgaatatttttgaaAACTAGAATTCAAATTAGATATCTAAAAACGAGATGCAGATCAAAGAATTtgtaaaaccaaatcaaaatataatatttttctgaCCCCTAAAGAAAATCGAATCAAGGAATTTGTCTTATCCTAAATAGTTGATCTCGTGAAAGACCTTCTCTTTAGGAGATGTCACTCAGAAAACCCagcccattaaagcttaattaaaaaaagataataactAATTTGTGTAACTGCACACTTACTCAGTAGGATTTTACGATACCACACGTAGGCATTTAGTATAAGTTAAATAGAGGTTCACAGTATGTCAAGTAGGCATTTAGTATACTTCAAGTAGGCATTTACGATACCTCAAGTAGGGGTTTAACATACtttaagtagacatttagtATACTTCAAGTAGACATTTAGAAATCTCAAGCAGAGTTTTAGAATATCTCAAGTAGGGTTTTAGGATACCTAGCTCAAGTACCTCAAGTACAAGAGAGATAATCATGTCACTAAAACtgtaattaatttaaacttGTGAACAATAATAGTTTATGTAGGAGTCGAATCTACATCTTCTACGCAATTACATAATGCTTTACCTCTTGAGTTGATTAAACTTAGGATGCAAAAAACCTAAAttctatataaaaaaacatgattaaaaatttgtaaatacagtagttagggatggtcatggggcagGTCTATAGCAGGTCCAACCATAACCGGAACCATACCCTAagggtctaaaattttcaaaaccaTATACCCAGACCCATCATATCTAATGGGTCTAGGGTACTTAAGGAGTCTAAAAAAGATCTCTTGAATCGTGAAATTTGAGACTTTTATAAGTCCCTTTTTATCATATTCTTATAAGGGATTTAATACtatattttacaaatatttaatatttgttaaGTGTTTGGGAATGGATTATAAAAATAGCTATCATCTGGATTCTATGGTCTTCTCAAGTTTTGTTGAATGATTTGCTGGTGCATTTAGCTAATGGTTACATTCCGACGGTCCCATTTATCCCTAAGGTGGTGTTTGACACGAGGGAATGAAATTTGTGAGATTTTAATATGAGACTTTTAAAATTAGACTTTTAAGATTAAAAAAGTGTTATTCCTTATTTGTTATGTTAGGGACTTaaataaaagtgataaaaatcaaaatctcAACTCAAATTCCCGGAAGACATTTTTCGTGGGAACATAAACATTCTTAATTTTTAGTTTCATTCCTTATTCTCATTCCCtttaataaataagtaaaaaatttaaactttttttaccCAAAATCTCATTCCCTCCTTAAAATCCCATGTGTCAAATATCCCTAAATGATACAAGATTTGAGACTATATTCACTTGTAGTAAATTAGTTACTAGTCTGCGTGTTTCAATAACTATGTAGTCTATGCCCTTATATTTCATACAGGATATGATTTATCTCAAATGTCAATCgtaaaaactttttaaatattttttagggtttgtatTCAGATCTAGGTCTGAAGATCTGGACCCGAACCCagatttgttatttatttttgaaattcaaaCTCGATCCGAATTCGATGGAAAAATAAGACCCTGTTACTTAAAAAAAGGTGGATTCGGGGCCAGTCCAATAAGGTCCTAAAGTTATGACTATCCCTAGCAatagtaaattatattttggGACCTTGATCCGTATTTAAGGTATATTAAACCCTTACTTGATGTTCTATAAACAACAACTTGGTATAATCTAAACCCCAACTTATTGTAATGTAAAACTCTACTGAACATGTTAACATATTCTTAATCTGTAGTTTATATACACTTAATCACTACTTGAGGTATCACAAACCCCTATTTGAGGTACTCTAAACCTTAATTGACACTTCTTTAACCctatttttttttgacaaaactCTACTAAACACGTTAACATATTCTTAATCTCTAGTTACTGAACACATTAACATATTCTTAATCTCTAGCTACTAGGTGGACTAACATGTTGCCCTTTCTTTTGACAAAACTACAACCAAAACCCAACAAACACGTGCTCAAATCAAAAATACAATCATAGATGAGATGAATAGGGTGAGGCCCTCAACTTTGTTCTCAATTGCCGACACTATAATCATGGAGTCTCCTTCAAGATGGACATGGCTATACCCAAACCTCACCGCCAGCTCAATGCCGTATAGAGTAGCAGCAGCCTCACACACGTCCACAGCCCAATTGGAATGCACCCTTCGAACACCAACTTGTTATACTCAAAAGCCCAACTTAGATAAGCtgaacaatccttcttgatgcgTTGTAAAACCTCAACTTGAGGTATTGTAAATACCTATTTGATGTATTTTAAATACCTACTTGAGACATACTAGCTGACTACTAAATATGCTGTGAACCCTtactttactattttaaatcCTTACTAATGGTATTTTAAAACCTTATCAAGTAAGCATGTAGTTACACATTagttattaatttgtattttttagttttatttctcTATTAG
The Amaranthus tricolor cultivar Red isolate AtriRed21 chromosome 11, ASM2621246v1, whole genome shotgun sequence DNA segment above includes these coding regions:
- the LOC130827218 gene encoding uncharacterized protein LOC130827218: MDVDSQEGMEETILVGDDLMTGPPSPIIPPEIAAHVLEGVNMCDGLLRNLFLCLQINDIEPFCQDEIALYRQCAERRDKEIRQRLQDSEHKLGLSMPIDQAKERAAELESEVTKLERRLILASGMEGIEGFRQRWSLHGRLSDTRNRLESLKQGMEKRKPDEPTQTPSTRRWFSWTKQTEE
- the LOC130826637 gene encoding uncharacterized protein LOC130826637; this translates as MESTISSLMDERKVIRLALKKKKNEFKMLATRENPEGVDMFQITALKNIIKMKDEEIRALKKKHTENAKGLQGSSNSSGKGTLDSAKTSGIRLNEEQQKSGENQSVEWSNDSETRKEFNLEDHPRNLNQTVEVGHSREEETKNEQQGSLTSTKEGSYEHVKNQMQSEGAKERKQISDENSKQLQDRKVNAEHNMEVRYENDKEQEYEDDEAEEDTHQLEIDRDDITTYLETNVEEADSDEPEF